Proteins co-encoded in one Candidatus Rokuibacteriota bacterium genomic window:
- a CDS encoding universal stress protein — MFGRILVPIDLSDRNARTLKVALALGRDARASVTLFHVVQQVPGLTAGEMRAFYDRLLTVSRQKLGRTAKAFAAKGIAVRCEVCVGEPAREIVRAAARRRADVIVMGSHRVDPKRRGAGWGTTSYKVGILCRCPILLVK, encoded by the coding sequence GTGTTTGGGCGGATCCTCGTGCCCATCGACTTGAGCGACCGGAACGCGCGGACGCTCAAGGTCGCGCTGGCGCTCGGCCGAGACGCCCGAGCGAGCGTGACGCTCTTTCACGTGGTGCAGCAGGTGCCGGGCCTGACGGCCGGCGAGATGCGGGCCTTCTATGACCGCCTGCTCACGGTGTCGCGGCAGAAGCTTGGCCGCACCGCCAAGGCCTTCGCCGCGAAAGGGATCGCGGTTCGCTGTGAGGTGTGCGTCGGGGAGCCGGCTCGCGAGATCGTGCGCGCGGCGGCCCGCCGGCGAGCCGATGTGATCGTGATGGGCTCGCACAGGGTCGACCCGAAGCGCCGCGGAGCCGGATGGGGCACCACGAGCTACAAGGTCGGGATCCTGTGCCGGTGCCCCATCCTGCTCGTCAAGTGA
- the rtcA gene encoding RNA 3'-terminal phosphate cyclase, with translation MLTIDASHGEGGGQILRTALALTVALGRPLRLVRVRERRPRPGLQPQHLTVVRALAAISGARVEGDALDSTAVTFVPQTLRGGHYRFDVEAIRGSAGSVSLIFQALLLPLSRASAMSRLTILGGTHVPWSPTADYLTQVFLPALDSIGLRVTVELRRWGFYPAGGGEIEAVIEPGQAARGFAPPDHVADRRIMGLSAVSRLPRSIAERQRRRALERLEASGLTAEIAIGEDATARSPGTVLFLAVPGRAGFSALGRPGLRAEAVADQAVEPLLAYLASGAVVDTHLADQLVPFLAFAGEPSEFTCPALSSHLETVAWVIEQFLPGRVQLDIGPPARVRVTPAGDARE, from the coding sequence CTGCTGACAATCGACGCCTCGCACGGCGAGGGCGGCGGACAGATCCTACGTACGGCCCTTGCCCTCACGGTGGCGCTGGGCCGCCCGCTCCGCCTTGTCCGCGTCCGGGAGCGGCGGCCGAGGCCCGGGCTCCAGCCGCAGCACCTGACCGTGGTGCGAGCCCTCGCCGCCATAAGCGGGGCGCGAGTCGAGGGTGATGCCCTCGACTCGACGGCCGTGACCTTCGTGCCGCAGACGCTCCGCGGGGGACACTACCGCTTCGACGTCGAGGCGATCAGAGGCAGCGCCGGATCCGTGTCCCTCATCTTCCAGGCGCTCCTGTTGCCGCTGTCACGGGCATCAGCGATGTCGCGGCTCACCATTCTCGGCGGCACGCATGTGCCGTGGAGCCCGACGGCGGACTATCTGACGCAGGTCTTCCTGCCCGCGCTGGACTCGATCGGTCTCCGCGTCACCGTCGAGCTCCGACGGTGGGGCTTCTACCCGGCCGGAGGCGGGGAGATCGAGGCTGTCATCGAGCCCGGCCAGGCGGCGCGCGGGTTCGCCCCGCCCGACCATGTCGCGGACCGCCGCATCATGGGCCTCTCGGCGGTCTCCCGCCTGCCCCGCTCCATCGCGGAGCGCCAGCGGCGGCGCGCGCTCGAGCGGCTGGAGGCAAGCGGACTCACAGCCGAGATAGCGATCGGAGAGGACGCGACGGCGCGCAGCCCGGGCACCGTCCTTTTCCTCGCGGTGCCGGGCCGGGCGGGCTTCTCGGCGCTCGGCCGTCCCGGCCTGCGCGCCGAGGCCGTGGCCGACCAGGCCGTCGAGCCCCTCCTCGCCTATCTCGCAAGCGGGGCGGTCGTCGACACGCACCTGGCCGATCAGCTGGTGCCGTTCCTGGCATTCGCCGGCGAGCCGTCCGAGTTCACCTGCCCGGCGCTCTCGAGTCACCTCGAAACGGTGGCATGGGTGATCGAGCAGTTCCTGCCGGGGCGCGTACAACTCGACATCGGGCCGCCCGCGCGCGTCAGGGTGACGCCGGCCGGCGATGCTCGCGAGTAG
- a CDS encoding methionine adenosyltransferase, with translation MQLASSDLKDRWTLVVEDLRTTPVAQRRIELVERKGIGHPDTICDSLVEAISVGLNAMYLKRLGAIPHYNIDKAMLVAGQCAKGFGWGEVTRPMELIVGDRATLTVDGQSLPVEETARAAVDAWVGAHLPHVHPGKDLVTRTVLAAGSEELQRIFKEGQGAIASNDTAGASGYAPLSPTEELVLAVEGFLNSSEFKARFPDTGQDVKVLAVRDGEVVALTVAMPFLCRDTASEREYFGRKAEVLEALGARFAGVPFRIDWRLNCLDRGGLGAEGAYLSVTGTSAEDADSGQVGRGNRVNGIIAFERPTGGEAAPGKNPVAHVGKIYSVLSHRLARLIHARCPALLEVYVHLSARIGEPVDAPWTGVQIVLPSGMGIADVEGMIRDVVEAEVARMPQFREELIRGEHPVC, from the coding sequence ATGCAGTTGGCCTCGAGCGACCTCAAGGACCGGTGGACCCTGGTAGTCGAGGATCTCCGGACCACACCGGTGGCCCAGCGTCGCATCGAGCTCGTCGAGCGCAAAGGGATCGGCCACCCCGACACGATCTGCGACTCGCTGGTCGAAGCCATTTCGGTGGGTCTCAATGCCATGTACCTCAAGCGCCTGGGCGCCATCCCGCACTACAACATCGACAAGGCCATGCTGGTGGCCGGCCAATGCGCCAAGGGCTTCGGCTGGGGCGAGGTGACGCGCCCGATGGAATTGATCGTCGGCGACCGCGCCACGCTCACGGTAGACGGGCAGAGCCTCCCCGTGGAGGAGACCGCGCGCGCCGCCGTGGACGCGTGGGTCGGAGCCCATCTGCCCCACGTGCACCCCGGCAAGGACCTCGTCACGCGCACGGTCCTCGCCGCGGGCTCCGAGGAGCTCCAGCGCATCTTCAAGGAAGGTCAGGGCGCCATCGCCTCGAACGACACGGCGGGCGCATCGGGCTACGCGCCGTTGAGTCCCACCGAGGAGCTGGTGCTCGCCGTCGAGGGCTTCCTGAACTCGAGCGAGTTCAAGGCCCGCTTCCCGGACACGGGCCAGGACGTCAAGGTGCTGGCGGTTCGCGACGGGGAGGTCGTGGCCCTGACCGTGGCGATGCCGTTCCTCTGCCGCGACACCGCCTCGGAGCGCGAGTACTTCGGCCGCAAGGCAGAGGTGCTCGAGGCCCTCGGCGCCCGATTCGCCGGCGTCCCGTTCCGGATCGACTGGCGGCTCAACTGCCTCGACCGCGGCGGCCTGGGCGCCGAGGGCGCCTATCTCAGCGTCACCGGCACCTCGGCGGAGGACGCCGATTCAGGGCAGGTCGGGCGGGGCAATCGCGTCAACGGGATCATCGCCTTCGAGCGCCCTACCGGCGGCGAGGCCGCACCGGGGAAGAATCCGGTCGCGCATGTCGGCAAGATCTACAGCGTGCTGAGCCATCGCCTGGCGCGCCTCATCCACGCGCGCTGCCCGGCGCTCCTCGAGGTCTACGTCCATCTCTCGGCGCGCATCGGCGAGCCGGTGGACGCGCCGTGGACGGGCGTGCAGATAGTCCTGCCCTCCGGCATGGGGATCGCGGACGTCGAGGGGATGATCCGCGACGTGGTCGAGGCGGAAGTCGCCCGCATGCCACAGTTCCGCGAAGAGCTGATCCGCGGAGAGCATCCGGTCTGCTGA
- a CDS encoding protein-L-isoaspartate(D-aspartate) O-methyltransferase — protein MTATREATLERDRMVAGQIAARGVEDPLVLEAMRAVPREDFVPADLAEYAYEDGPLPIGHGQTISQPYIVAVMTAAARVRPGDRVLEIGTGSGYGAAVLSKIAGEVYTVERIEGLADSARDRLAALGYGNVHVRCGDGTLGWAEHAPYDAIIVTAGGPTVPRALLDQLKPGGRLVMPLGSEPRAQRLIRRTRTGPETYTQDDLEWVAFVPLIGEQGWPVPAAFDAPER, from the coding sequence ATGACGGCTACGCGCGAGGCCACGCTGGAGCGGGACAGGATGGTTGCCGGGCAGATCGCTGCTCGGGGCGTCGAGGATCCTCTCGTGCTGGAGGCCATGCGTGCCGTGCCGCGGGAGGACTTCGTGCCGGCCGACCTCGCTGAGTACGCGTACGAGGACGGGCCGCTGCCCATCGGCCACGGGCAGACCATCTCGCAGCCCTATATCGTGGCCGTGATGACCGCGGCGGCGCGCGTGAGACCCGGGGATCGCGTGCTGGAGATCGGGACGGGCTCGGGTTACGGGGCGGCAGTCCTCTCGAAGATCGCCGGAGAGGTGTACACAGTGGAGCGCATCGAGGGCTTGGCCGACTCCGCGAGGGATCGCCTGGCGGCCCTCGGGTACGGCAATGTCCACGTGCGCTGCGGCGACGGCACGCTCGGCTGGGCGGAGCACGCACCGTACGACGCGATCATCGTGACGGCCGGAGGGCCCACCGTGCCGCGCGCGCTTTTGGATCAGCTCAAGCCGGGCGGCCGCCTCGTGATGCCGCTCGGATCCGAGCCGCGGGCCCAGCGACTCATCCGCCGCACGCGAACCGGCCCCGAGACCTACACGCAGGACGATCTGGAATGGGTGGCCTTCGTGCCGCTGATCGGCGAGCAGGGGTGGCCCGTGCCGGCTGCCTTCGATGCGCCGGAGCGATGA